One part of the Candidatus Krumholzibacteriia bacterium genome encodes these proteins:
- a CDS encoding sigma-70 family RNA polymerase sigma factor: protein MTERPTRPERELLDLARTRAGDPEGRRAAGELLRRHRQSVYVWCHRYVKDHERALDMAQDVLLQAYERLDQFEGRSAFSSWLFVIARNRCLNEMRRDYWTEDEELDLLPDERVRFDESLDEASRADRLLTMMNEVLDPVERKAVWLRYTERMPVETITTMLGLDGRSGARGLLQRARRKLRVAIAKEHGEGGEPA, encoded by the coding sequence ATGACTGAGCGACCGACCCGACCGGAGAGGGAACTGCTGGATCTGGCCCGCACGCGGGCCGGCGATCCGGAGGGAAGGCGGGCCGCGGGCGAGCTGCTTCGCCGCCACCGCCAGTCCGTGTACGTCTGGTGCCACCGCTACGTGAAGGATCACGAACGCGCGCTGGACATGGCGCAGGATGTGCTGCTGCAGGCGTACGAACGGCTCGATCAGTTCGAAGGACGCTCGGCCTTCTCGTCCTGGTTGTTCGTGATCGCGCGCAACCGGTGTCTCAACGAAATGAGACGGGATTACTGGACCGAGGATGAGGAACTGGACCTGCTTCCGGACGAGCGCGTGCGCTTCGACGAATCACTCGACGAGGCGTCGCGTGCCGACCGGCTGCTCACCATGATGAACGAGGTGCTCGATCCGGTGGAGCGAAAGGCGGTCTGGCTGCGTTACACGGAACGGATGCCGGTGGAGACCATCACGACCATGCTGGGCCTGGACGGACGGTCCGGTGCCCGCGGCCTCCTGCAGCGGGCGCGCCGCAAGCTGCGGGTCGCCATCGCGAAAGAACACGGTGAGGGAGGAGAGCCAGCATGA
- a CDS encoding CHAT domain-containing protein: MPSAAHIRFLFVLLLLAAPALLAAPPDPDRYDALADSLFTAAAYDSMLALSSRSVEAALARGDSVMLGRMLVARGRARAMLRIPGSRADFDRAVLVSRTVGDSTGWSAALGLQSLMAAIDGRFDECIALNEQRNEIARAIGSVRGLGWGHTLIGYACLMQGKLERAELEYREAVANFQQADRPRDELEALIGLGRVYNSSGRLEEARSAYHDALDIAREQGDRRQEADCWNNLGGLELERGELSRAAEYFRRSYDLKRAEGSYDVSSPAVNVALANTLVGHYAAAESVLVDAIQDAHEWGFKMIFSDVYGTLGHLRMAQHRPRGAAVYFRRAVARGDTGTVEARLDAAAGLAAALAAQDSVAAALDVLEGQSPGFLDAPSSAARGDGLIEWSRCLRAAGDPVRAETMARAALADATARDDPGGAVLASLEISAARRAMGDPEGGYAWFDRARAMYSESSGRSGEYQWREAFRASLAPPLVAGAVALLEWPPGASRREREGVLFDFLQEVRARTLMERITDPRRADEGANVVAMVTAAQLQRQTLRPGECLLDISAGTRNVFVFAVTRDSLRLCVIDDADGMIERRGTRYCSLAGSPGARDITADATPAELLSGVRDILDGVSSIIVIADGWVASLPFAALSVDGEALLIDRYEISAVPAASLLHDLRARPQESPLEGVLAFAPVGAALPGARREVRELALHYAGVQAVDSALAGAALAELARERGVVHVASHVDVNGERPWHSGIQLGPDGRDAGYLRASEIVRDDFRERLVVLSSCESALGRATQGEGVLGITTAFLGAGARSVVATLWKVDDRTTSDLMLAFYDGLKAGLPAGRALRAAQLAVRREHPSPFYWAGFVMVGDAAVTVHLTPRPRPHILMVSLIFGVLALTGTVIAGFRRRLFFRM; this comes from the coding sequence ATGCCCTCAGCAGCACACATCCGTTTCCTGTTCGTCCTGCTCCTGCTGGCGGCGCCGGCGCTGCTGGCCGCCCCCCCCGATCCGGACCGCTACGACGCGCTGGCAGACTCCCTCTTCACCGCCGCTGCCTACGACTCGATGCTCGCTCTCTCCTCGCGAAGCGTGGAGGCCGCGCTGGCCCGCGGCGATTCCGTCATGCTGGGCCGCATGCTGGTTGCGCGCGGCCGCGCGCGCGCCATGCTGCGCATCCCGGGTTCCCGCGCCGACTTCGACCGCGCCGTGCTGGTTTCCCGCACGGTGGGCGATTCCACGGGCTGGTCGGCCGCACTGGGTCTGCAGTCGCTGATGGCGGCCATCGACGGGCGTTTCGACGAGTGCATCGCGCTCAACGAACAACGCAACGAGATTGCGCGCGCCATCGGGTCGGTGCGCGGCTTGGGCTGGGGACACACGCTCATCGGGTATGCCTGCCTGATGCAGGGCAAGCTGGAGCGGGCGGAATTGGAATACCGCGAGGCGGTCGCGAATTTCCAGCAGGCCGATCGTCCGCGGGATGAACTCGAAGCGTTGATCGGGCTGGGGCGCGTGTACAACTCGTCGGGGCGCCTCGAGGAAGCCCGGAGTGCCTATCACGACGCGCTGGACATCGCGCGCGAACAGGGCGACCGTCGGCAGGAGGCGGACTGCTGGAACAACCTCGGCGGCCTGGAGCTGGAGCGCGGGGAACTGTCGCGGGCGGCGGAGTACTTCCGCCGTTCGTACGATCTCAAGCGCGCCGAGGGTTCCTACGACGTGTCGTCGCCCGCGGTCAACGTCGCGCTGGCCAACACGCTGGTCGGGCACTACGCCGCCGCCGAGTCCGTGCTCGTCGACGCCATCCAGGACGCGCACGAATGGGGCTTCAAGATGATCTTCAGCGACGTGTACGGCACGCTCGGGCACCTGCGCATGGCGCAGCACCGGCCGCGCGGGGCGGCGGTCTACTTCCGGCGCGCGGTGGCCCGGGGCGACACCGGCACCGTCGAGGCGCGCCTCGACGCGGCGGCCGGCCTGGCAGCGGCGCTCGCCGCCCAGGACAGCGTGGCGGCCGCGCTGGACGTGCTCGAAGGCCAGAGCCCCGGCTTCCTGGACGCGCCGTCGTCCGCGGCGCGTGGTGACGGCCTGATCGAGTGGTCGCGGTGCCTGCGCGCGGCCGGAGATCCGGTGCGCGCCGAAACCATGGCCCGTGCGGCGCTGGCCGACGCCACCGCGCGCGACGACCCGGGTGGCGCCGTTCTCGCATCACTCGAGATCAGCGCGGCGCGCCGGGCAATGGGGGACCCGGAGGGCGGGTATGCGTGGTTCGACCGCGCGCGGGCCATGTACTCGGAATCGTCGGGGAGGAGTGGCGAGTACCAGTGGCGCGAGGCGTTCCGCGCCTCGCTGGCACCCCCGCTGGTGGCGGGGGCGGTGGCCCTGCTCGAGTGGCCTCCCGGCGCATCGCGCCGCGAACGCGAAGGCGTGTTGTTCGACTTCCTGCAGGAGGTCCGCGCGCGCACCCTCATGGAGCGCATCACCGATCCCCGGCGCGCGGACGAGGGTGCGAATGTCGTGGCCATGGTTACCGCCGCACAGCTGCAGCGGCAGACGCTGCGCCCCGGCGAGTGCCTGCTCGACATTTCCGCGGGCACCCGCAACGTGTTTGTCTTTGCCGTGACGCGGGACTCGCTGCGCCTGTGCGTAATTGATGACGCCGACGGCATGATCGAACGGCGGGGAACGCGCTACTGCTCGCTTGCGGGTTCCCCTGGGGCGCGGGATATCACGGCGGATGCCACCCCCGCCGAACTCCTCTCCGGCGTACGCGACATTCTCGACGGTGTGTCGTCGATCATTGTGATTGCGGACGGGTGGGTGGCGTCACTCCCGTTCGCCGCGCTCTCGGTGGACGGAGAAGCCCTCCTCATCGACCGGTACGAAATCAGCGCCGTTCCGGCGGCGTCGCTGCTCCACGACCTGCGCGCCCGCCCGCAGGAGTCCCCGCTGGAGGGCGTGCTCGCCTTCGCCCCGGTGGGTGCCGCCCTGCCGGGCGCACGGCGCGAGGTCCGCGAGCTGGCACTGCACTACGCCGGCGTACAGGCGGTGGATTCCGCGCTCGCGGGAGCTGCGCTGGCGGAACTGGCGCGGGAACGCGGGGTGGTGCACGTGGCTTCACACGTGGACGTCAACGGCGAGCGTCCGTGGCACTCCGGCATCCAGCTAGGGCCCGACGGCCGGGACGCCGGCTACCTGCGCGCGTCCGAGATCGTCCGCGACGACTTCCGCGAGCGGCTGGTGGTCCTCTCCAGTTGCGAGTCCGCGCTCGGGCGGGCCACCCAGGGCGAGGGGGTTCTCGGTATCACCACCGCGTTTCTCGGCGCCGGCGCGCGCTCGGTGGTGGCGACGCTGTGGAAGGTGGACGACCGCACCACGTCGGATCTCATGCTGGCGTTCTACGACGGCCTGAAGGCGGGCCTCCCGGCCGGCCGGGCGTTGCGCGCCGCCCAGCTTGCGGTGCGCCGCGAGCACCCGTCACCCTTCTACTGGGCGGGCTTCGTGATGGTGGGGGACGCCGCCGTCACGGTGCATCTCACCCCCCGCCCCCGCCCACACATCCTTATGGTATCATTGATCTTCGGCGTGCTGGCGCTGACCGGAACCGTGATTGCGGGATTCCGGCGGAGATTATTCTTCCGTATGTGA
- a CDS encoding DinB family protein, producing MKTARPDVWLRGPIYGIPALLVPIVQALLQAREDARGAAGGLTREQFHARPAGVASPAFHLFHASHALDRLMTYARGEALHDSQRAALEIERGGNVLGDADELLELFDATVERAIRQMRCTPEKSLHDERRVGGAALPSTVLGLLFHAAEHTSRHAGQLITTARIVSHPHG from the coding sequence GTGAAGACCGCCCGTCCCGATGTCTGGCTCCGGGGTCCCATCTATGGCATCCCGGCGCTGCTGGTACCCATCGTCCAGGCGCTGCTGCAGGCGCGCGAGGACGCCCGCGGCGCGGCCGGCGGGCTGACCCGCGAGCAGTTCCACGCCCGCCCCGCCGGGGTCGCATCGCCGGCATTCCACCTGTTCCATGCATCGCACGCGCTCGACCGCCTGATGACCTACGCGCGCGGGGAGGCGCTGCACGATTCCCAACGGGCCGCGCTTGAGATCGAGCGCGGCGGCAACGTGCTCGGCGACGCCGACGAGCTGCTGGAGCTGTTCGATGCCACCGTCGAACGCGCCATCCGCCAGATGCGTTGCACGCCCGAGAAATCGCTCCACGATGAACGCCGCGTGGGCGGCGCGGCGCTGCCCAGCACCGTGCTGGGCCTGCTGTTCCACGCCGCGGAGCACACCTCCCGCCACGCGGGCCAGCTCATCACCACCGCGCGCATCGTGTCCCACCCCCACGGGTAA